One genomic region from Equus caballus isolate H_3958 breed thoroughbred chromosome 4, TB-T2T, whole genome shotgun sequence encodes:
- the LOC111773285 gene encoding GTPase IMAP family member 1-like, with the protein MGGQRMVRDEENAYGSEDDPQEPRLRLILAGRTGAGKSATGNSILGQRRFLSRLSAAQVTTTCAVGSCRWAGWHLDVIDTPDLFGAEDPRTEPGCGERGRCYLLSAPGPHALLLVSQLGRFTAQDQQAARRLKAMFGEGAVARTVLLFTRKEDLAGTSLQDYVRCTDNRALRELVAECGGRVCAFDNRASGAEREAQIAELMALLERLVRAHGGAPYTNDVYGLARALGRARPEERLHRVAESVAARVQRRRGGLLAALWGRGRAPWSSPRLVVAALLGALGLLCLLLAGRWADALGEVDPGQQTL; encoded by the exons ATGGGAGGACAGAGGATGGTAAGAGACGAAGAAAATGCCTATG GTTCCGAGGACGACCCGCAGGAGCCCAGGCTCAGGCTCATCCTGGCCGGGAGGACCGGGGCCGGCAAGAGCGCCACAGGCAACAGCATCCTGGGCCAGCGGCGCTTCCTCTCGAGGCTCAGCGCCGCGCAGGTGACCACCACCTGCGCCGTGGGCAGCTGCCGCTGGGCCGGCTGGCACCTGGACGTCATCGACACCCCGGACCTGTTCGGCGCCGAAGACCCCAGGACAGAGCCGGGCTGCGGCGAGAGGGGCCGCTGCTACCTGCTCTCGGCGCCCGGGCCGCACGCCCTGCTCCTCGTCAGCCAGCTGGGCCGCTTCACCGCCCAGGACCAGCAGGCCGCGCGCCGGCTCAAGGCCATGTTCGGCGAGGGCGCGGTGGCGCGCACGGTCCTGCTCTTCACGCGCAAGGAGGACCTGGCCGGGACCTCGCTGCAGGACTACGTGCGCTGCACCGACAACCGCGCGCTGCGGGAGCTGGTGGCCGAGTGCGGCGGCCGCGTCTGCGCCTTCGACAACCGCGCCAGCGGCGCGGAGCGGGAGGCCCAGATAGCGGAGCTCATGGCGCTGCTGGAGCGGCTGGTGCGCGCGCACGGGGGCGCGCCCTACACCAACGACGTGTATGGCCTGGCGCGCGCCCTGGGCCGCGCGCGCCCCGAGGAGCGGCTGCACAGGGTGGCGGAGAGCGTGGCGGCCCGCGTGCAGCGGCGGCGGGGCGGGCTGCTGGCGGCGCTGTGGGGGCGCGGGAGGGCACCCTGGAGCAGCCCGAGGCTGGTCGTGGCTGCGCTACTGGGGGCCCTGGGCCTGCTCTGCCTGCTGCTTGCCGGACGCTGGGCGGACGCCTTGGGGGAGGTCGACCCGGGCCAACAGACCTTATAG